A part of Rhinoderma darwinii isolate aRhiDar2 chromosome 1, aRhiDar2.hap1, whole genome shotgun sequence genomic DNA contains:
- the DCP2 gene encoding m7GpppN-mRNA hydrolase isoform X1 translates to MESKRVEVPHGVLDDLCSRFILHIPSEERDNAIRVCFQIELAHWFYLDFCMQNFPGLPQCGIRDFAKAVFQHCPFLLPNGEDVQRVLDEWKEYKMGVPTYGAIILDETLENVLLVQGYLAKSGWGFPKGKVNKEEAPHDCAAREVLEETSFDIKDRMCNNDYIELRINDQLARLYIIPGVPKDTKFNPKTRKEIRNIEWFPIEKLPCHKNDMTPKSKLGLAPNKFFMVIPFIRPLRDWLKKRLGESSDSDNGLPSAGSTPSKPNAEKSKPRMRCMPQFSELSPGEQWAKPKNQNLKSNGKKQHQDSPNQNQKKKANGVHNPVKQQQNSVLKSDRKLSPRRLNEAFDVDSEFGVGVPSEEQQSDHAGDEACNGTLDYPFSSKAFLGFQFDRDAIMKSLDF, encoded by the exons ATGGAAAGCAAGCGCGTGGAGGTTCCCCACGGAGTCCTGGACGACCTGTGCAG ccgATTTATCTTACACATTCCCAGTGAGGAAAGAGATAACGCCATCAGAGTTTGCTTCCAGATTGAACTGGCCCACTGGTTTTACTTAGATTTCTGCATGCAGAACTTTCCAGGCCTGCCTCAGTGTGGGATAAGGGACTTTGCTAAAGCAG TTTTCCAGCATTGCCCGTTTTTACTTCCCAATGGTGAAGATGTACAAAGGGTTTTGGATGAGTGGAAGGAATATAAGATGGGAGTACCCACCTATGGTGCCATTATTCTGGATGAGACACTTGAAAAT GTGCTACTCGTCCAAGGTTATTTAGCAAAGTCTGGTTGGGGTTTTCCAAAAGGAAAAGTGAATAAAGAAGAAGCTCCTCATGACTGTGCTGCAAGAGAG GTACTTGAAGAGACTAGCTTTGATATTAAAGATCGTATGTGCAATAATGATTACATTGAGCTGAGGATCAATGACCAGTTAGCCCGTCTGTATATCATTCCTGGGGTCCCGAAAGACACAAAGTTTAATCCAAAAACAAGAAAAGAAATCAGA AACATAGAATGGTTTCCAATTGAAAAGCTGCCCTGCCATAAAAATGATATGACCCCCAAGTCAAAGCTAGGACTGGCTCCAAACAAGTTTTTCATGGTCATACCTTTTATAAG GCCATTGCGGGATTGGCTTAAAAAGAGACTAGGCGAGTCATCTGACAGTGATAATGGATTGCCCTCTGCTGGAAGTACACCATCAAAACCTAATGCGGAGAAATCCAA ACCCAGAATGCGCTGTATGCCTCAGTTTTCCGAGCTTTCTCCAGGGGAACAGTGGGCCAAGCCTAAG AATCAAAATCTTAAGAGTAACGGTAAGAAGCAACATCAAGATTCTCCAAATCAAAACCAGAAGAAGAAAGCAAATGGGGTCCACAATCCAGTTaaacagcagcagaatagtgttcTG aaATCTGACCGAAAACTGAGCCCCAGGAGGCTGAATGAAGCTTTCGACGTGG ATTCTGAATTTGGTGTTGGCGTCCCCTCAGAAGAACAGCAGTCTGACCACGCTGGTGATGAAGCTTGCAATGGGACTCTGGATTACCCCTTCTCTTCCAAAGCCTTTCTGGGCTTCCAATTTGACAGGGATGCCATCATGAAATCCTTGGATTTCTGA
- the DCP2 gene encoding m7GpppN-mRNA hydrolase isoform X2, translating to MESKRVEVPHGVLDDLCSRFILHIPSEERDNAIRVCFQIELAHWFYLDFCMQNFPGLPQCGIRDFAKAVFQHCPFLLPNGEDVQRVLDEWKEYKMGVPTYGAIILDETLENVLLVQGYLAKSGWGFPKGKVNKEEAPHDCAAREVLEETSFDIKDRMCNNDYIELRINDQLARLYIIPGVPKDTKFNPKTRKEIRNIEWFPIEKLPCHKNDMTPKSKLGLAPNKFFMVIPFIRPLRDWLKKRLGESSDSDNGLPSAGSTPSKPNAEKSKPRMRCMPQFSELSPGEQWAKPKKSDRKLSPRRLNEAFDVDSEFGVGVPSEEQQSDHAGDEACNGTLDYPFSSKAFLGFQFDRDAIMKSLDF from the exons ATGGAAAGCAAGCGCGTGGAGGTTCCCCACGGAGTCCTGGACGACCTGTGCAG ccgATTTATCTTACACATTCCCAGTGAGGAAAGAGATAACGCCATCAGAGTTTGCTTCCAGATTGAACTGGCCCACTGGTTTTACTTAGATTTCTGCATGCAGAACTTTCCAGGCCTGCCTCAGTGTGGGATAAGGGACTTTGCTAAAGCAG TTTTCCAGCATTGCCCGTTTTTACTTCCCAATGGTGAAGATGTACAAAGGGTTTTGGATGAGTGGAAGGAATATAAGATGGGAGTACCCACCTATGGTGCCATTATTCTGGATGAGACACTTGAAAAT GTGCTACTCGTCCAAGGTTATTTAGCAAAGTCTGGTTGGGGTTTTCCAAAAGGAAAAGTGAATAAAGAAGAAGCTCCTCATGACTGTGCTGCAAGAGAG GTACTTGAAGAGACTAGCTTTGATATTAAAGATCGTATGTGCAATAATGATTACATTGAGCTGAGGATCAATGACCAGTTAGCCCGTCTGTATATCATTCCTGGGGTCCCGAAAGACACAAAGTTTAATCCAAAAACAAGAAAAGAAATCAGA AACATAGAATGGTTTCCAATTGAAAAGCTGCCCTGCCATAAAAATGATATGACCCCCAAGTCAAAGCTAGGACTGGCTCCAAACAAGTTTTTCATGGTCATACCTTTTATAAG GCCATTGCGGGATTGGCTTAAAAAGAGACTAGGCGAGTCATCTGACAGTGATAATGGATTGCCCTCTGCTGGAAGTACACCATCAAAACCTAATGCGGAGAAATCCAA ACCCAGAATGCGCTGTATGCCTCAGTTTTCCGAGCTTTCTCCAGGGGAACAGTGGGCCAAGCCTAAG aaATCTGACCGAAAACTGAGCCCCAGGAGGCTGAATGAAGCTTTCGACGTGG ATTCTGAATTTGGTGTTGGCGTCCCCTCAGAAGAACAGCAGTCTGACCACGCTGGTGATGAAGCTTGCAATGGGACTCTGGATTACCCCTTCTCTTCCAAAGCCTTTCTGGGCTTCCAATTTGACAGGGATGCCATCATGAAATCCTTGGATTTCTGA